The following are encoded together in the Acaryochloris thomasi RCC1774 genome:
- the ftsE gene encoding cell division ATP-binding protein FtsE: MTRALLPGSDLFPQPLEQPLHPRSQATPLDYTVHLKGVTKVYPQTKFGLVDVNLRLKQGSFLFVTGPSGAGKTTLMKLVYGAERPDHGEVLVAGTNVGVLRGNRLSHLRRQLGVVFQDYKLIPRWTITENIAFVLKSQGIPRDEIERRLRPTLKLVGLQKRADCFPSQLSGGEQQRASIARAIVGSPKLLLADEPTGNLDQENALQVLSILKKLNNLGITVVITTHDMHLIQVAQAPVARIYNGRLHMVNADKTA; encoded by the coding sequence ATGACCCGAGCACTGCTACCTGGATCTGACCTCTTCCCTCAACCCTTAGAGCAGCCTCTACACCCTCGCTCTCAGGCAACTCCACTGGACTATACTGTTCATCTCAAAGGAGTCACAAAGGTTTATCCTCAAACAAAGTTTGGTCTTGTTGATGTCAATTTGCGCCTCAAGCAAGGCAGCTTTTTGTTCGTCACTGGCCCGTCTGGGGCTGGGAAAACAACTTTGATGAAGCTAGTCTACGGCGCTGAGCGCCCCGATCATGGTGAAGTCTTAGTCGCTGGAACTAATGTTGGCGTTCTAAGAGGCAATCGGCTATCGCATCTGAGGCGGCAGCTAGGCGTCGTGTTTCAAGACTATAAGCTGATTCCACGCTGGACGATTACAGAAAATATTGCCTTTGTCCTTAAGTCCCAAGGCATCCCCCGCGATGAAATTGAGCGTCGCCTGCGTCCGACCCTCAAGCTAGTGGGGCTGCAGAAGCGAGCCGACTGCTTCCCTAGCCAACTGTCGGGGGGTGAGCAGCAGCGCGCCAGTATTGCCCGCGCGATTGTGGGATCCCCAAAATTACTACTGGCGGATGAGCCTACGGGCAATCTCGATCAGGAAAATGCGCTACAGGTTCTCAGTATTTTGAAGAAGCTGAACAACCTGGGGATTACCGTTGTGATTACGACCCACGACATGCACTTGATTCAAGTAGCTCAGGCACCTGTTGCCCGCATCTACAATGGGCGGCTGCATATGGTGAATGCTGATAAAACAGCCTAA
- a CDS encoding WecB/TagA/CpsF family glycosyltransferase: MLTIDPPKKFPVLGFPVDCLPEYQPWLANRIAEGQSTHVVTLNAEMTMLAQETPQLADVIRAAEFVIPDGAGVVLYLKLFGEQIQRCPGIELAAQMLEEAAQSSWSVFFFGGEPSVASEAAEKWQQKLPNLQILGTQNGFLTPEDTEPFLHKLQELQPQLIFVGLGVPRQEYWIAQHRHLCPNAVWMGIGGSFDIWAERSQRAPAWLCNNNLEWVYRLYQEPWRWRRMLALPRFAWRSLLVKLR, from the coding sequence ATGCTTACCATTGACCCACCCAAAAAGTTTCCGGTCCTAGGTTTTCCTGTGGATTGTTTACCCGAGTATCAGCCATGGCTGGCAAACCGGATCGCGGAGGGCCAAAGCACCCACGTGGTCACCCTCAATGCAGAAATGACGATGCTGGCCCAAGAAACGCCACAGCTTGCAGATGTTATTCGAGCTGCCGAGTTCGTGATTCCCGATGGCGCGGGGGTCGTCCTCTATCTCAAGCTATTCGGTGAACAAATCCAGCGCTGCCCAGGCATTGAGTTAGCCGCTCAAATGCTAGAAGAAGCCGCCCAATCTTCGTGGTCCGTCTTTTTCTTCGGGGGCGAACCTAGTGTTGCCAGCGAAGCCGCTGAAAAATGGCAGCAGAAATTACCCAACCTGCAAATTTTAGGCACGCAGAATGGTTTTTTAACGCCTGAAGACACAGAGCCATTTTTACACAAACTGCAGGAGCTGCAGCCCCAGCTTATTTTTGTCGGCCTCGGCGTCCCTCGCCAAGAATACTGGATTGCCCAACACCGTCATCTCTGCCCCAACGCGGTATGGATGGGCATTGGCGGCAGTTTTGACATCTGGGCTGAGCGCAGTCAACGGGCTCCCGCCTGGTTATGCAACAATAATTTGGAGTGGGTATACCGTCTCTATCAAGAGCCGTGGCGATGGCGCAGGATGCTGGCCCTACCTCGATTCGCCTGGCGTTCTTTATTGGTCAAGCTAAGATAA